The genomic window GCCGGGTTCGGTCCCAGCGGCGAAGGGTTCTTCCGGCTCACCGCCTTCGGCAGCCGGGAAAATACCGAGCGGGCGATGGAAAGAATTCAAAAACTGAAATTCTAAGCAATGAAAAAGCACTCCTTCGCGGAGTGCTTTTTGATTCAACCTCAGTCGACGCTTATCCGATAAGCGCAGCGGAATTCTTCATCCGGCCGCAGCGGCATGACGCCTTCTTTCTCCCGGAAATCTCCGTCAAAATCCTCCTCGTCCCCATGCCCGAACCAGGGCTCGATACAGATAAACGGCGCTCCTTGGGGCGGCGACCAGAACGCCAGATATGGAAAACCGCTGAAATCAAAGTGAATCACTTTACTGTTCCGGCGGTTCTTTAGGGCGACGGATTGGGAACGGAGCTTCTCAAAGACGAGCGCGTCGCCTGCAAAGAGTTCCTTCGTCAAGGCGATGGTCCGCTGGTTGTCCAGAAAGGGCCGTCTTTCCCGTTTCAGCAATCCGTTGGGATCAATCGGACGGACCGGCGCGGTTTCAGGCAATTCAAACTCCAGATAATAATCTTCGAAGTTCGTGTCCGCCGTGAATGGGCAATTCAATCCGGGGTGGGCGCCAATCGAAAAAAAGAGGCTCTGCCGGTCGCGGTTCCTCACCCGGTATGTGGTGGTCAGGGAAGCCCCTTGCAAAGCATATCCGATCTCCAGCTCGAAACGATATGGGTATTTTCTCAGCGTCTCCTCATTCCACCCCAGCCGGAAGAGGACATTCTGCCGGTCTTTCTGAACCAGCTCGAAAACGCTGTCCCGGGCGAAACCATGCTGGCCCAGGCAAAAACTCCGGCCGTCGATCCGGTACTGGTTATTTTTCAAACGGCCCACGATGGGAAAGAGCACCGGAGCATGGCGGGGCCAAAAAGCGGGATCCGCGGACCAGAGATGCTCCACTCCGTCCCGCTTGTCTCTCACGCAGACTAGCTCGGCCCCTTGGGCGACCGCCTGCACGGTCAGGAATTCATTTCCAAGCGTTATAGCCATGATGCTTCACTCCTTTGGAATACAACAGCTTGTTCAGTGACTGAAAGAGCTCATTCATTCACAAAATGAGCTTGTTGAACGACTGAAAGAGCTCTTTTTCCACAAAATGAGCTTGTTGAACGACTGAAAGAGGGGCTGTTGCAAAATGAACATGCAAGTTCATTTCCAACAGCCCCTTCTGCTTCAGGAATTCCGGGCTATTTTACCATTTATACTTAACCGTGTAGGTAATGGTCTCCTGTCCGCCCGGAGGAACCACCACGGCGAACTCGGCCTTGCCCGACTCGGTCTTCACAAACCGGTGGTCCGTTTTGACGATCTGCCATTCGTTCCACCCGTTCATCCGTTCCACGACGGTGACGTCCACCGCGGTC from Hydrogenispora ethanolica includes these protein-coding regions:
- a CDS encoding aldose 1-epimerase family protein is translated as MAITLGNEFLTVQAVAQGAELVCVRDKRDGVEHLWSADPAFWPRHAPVLFPIVGRLKNNQYRIDGRSFCLGQHGFARDSVFELVQKDRQNVLFRLGWNEETLRKYPYRFELEIGYALQGASLTTTYRVRNRDRQSLFFSIGAHPGLNCPFTADTNFEDYYLEFELPETAPVRPIDPNGLLKRERRPFLDNQRTIALTKELFAGDALVFEKLRSQSVALKNRRNSKVIHFDFSGFPYLAFWSPPQGAPFICIEPWFGHGDEEDFDGDFREKEGVMPLRPDEEFRCAYRISVD